Genomic segment of Sander lucioperca isolate FBNREF2018 chromosome 20, SLUC_FBN_1.2, whole genome shotgun sequence:
AACAGCTCTGCAGAAATATCCTCACGAATAAGAAGTATGAGACCCGGATGTGACGTATATAGTGCAgaatcaaaacagttaacatttGACAGCTCGGCACTGTCCCGCTAAAGgcttataaaatgcaatgggAAAGGTTACTGCCAGTGTTAGAAATAAATTACACTGTTTAGATACTGGAGCGAGTTTTTACCGGACTGTCGAGGAATGCTAATGCGAGGAAAAGGTACTTTTGGCTAGttttagcagcagcagcagcatcatctCTTCTCTATGTGACTACCTGGTTAGCTTCCACGGCTAACGAAAGTTGCTCCATGGCTATCTATGGGCTGAACATTACCATATATAGACCGGCCACAGAGCTCCCTCGCCGGTGAAATGTAAACGGTGACTCCCGGAGGAGGCTGACAAAGGGCgagcaaaaacaaaactcaGCCTGGAAGATAAAAACACGCTTCGCCATGTCATCTGAGCAGATTATTGCCATCGTCATGGATGACAAAATCTACGAGGTGAATAAAAAGAAGCTGATAGAGAAGAGCGACTACTTCCGTGCACTGTACAGCTCCGGGATGAGGGAGTCCACCGAGGACTCGGTGCAGCTGCAGGGGCTCAGTGTCCCCGGCCTGGAGCTGGTCCTGGAGTTCATCAACACCTCCAAGGTTCAGGTTGTCAACGAGACTCTGGAGGACCTGATTGAGACCGCCTCCTTCTTGCAAGTCACCTCCATCCTCAAGCTCCTCACCTCGGAGATCCGCCTGGACAACTGCGTGGAGCTATACAGCCTCTCTGAAGTTTACGGGACTCATGATCTGCGTAATGCTTGCCTCAAATACATGAGCTGCTACTATCATCCCATGCTGAGGCGGCCAGAGTTCAGCAGCCTCCCCTCTACTGTCAGAGACCAAGTCAGGGAGATGCGCATGAAAGGCACCGCCACCTTGGTAGCCATCGGAGACTTCACCTGTCTCTCCCTGGACGTGCCCGATCAGGATGAACCCTGGTCCATGCTGAGGTATGGAGAGGTGGAGCAGCGCTGGAAACCGCTCGCAAACAACCTGCCTCCAGATATGATCAACGTCAGAGGATATGGCTCAGCTGTCCTCGATAACTACCTGTTCATAGTCGGTGGATACAGGATGACGAGTCAGGAGATCTCTGCGGTGCACTGCTACAACCCCTGTAGGAACGAGTGGAACCAGGTGGCTCCGCTCAACCAAAAGAGGTAAAACCACATCTACACATTTTCTCTCAAATATCAATAGCGGCTATCATGTTTAACTTACTGCATCTATTCCTTTAGGTCCAACTTCAAGCTGCTGGCAGTACAAGGGAAGATGTACGCTGTAGGAGGCCAGAGTCTGGGCACAGTGGAGTGTTACAGCCCAGAACAGGACTGGTGGACCTGTGTGTCCTCGATGCCCAACCCACTGGCTGAGTTCTCTGCCTGTGAATGCCAAGGGATGATCTACGTTATGGGTGGATACACTGCAAGAGGTTGGTATAACTCAGCTCCGTATACGGTCACGCTATCACACACAGTGTTACACACATACAATTACAAACAATATAAACTGGTACATAAAAACAGCGATGGCCACTTGTCCCTGTGTCCTGCAGACTTTTGAAAAGTCTTATTGCCGGAGGGTGAAAACTGTCTTTCAAACAAGCAATGAGCGCCTTGATGCTACAATATTGCTTATGTGATAGTagcagtgaaaataaatgaaggcCTGGATGGCTAATAATGGTGGTAACAGTTAGCAACATAGAAAGTAATACCTTCACTTCATTGCATTGAGGCGTTTTTGCCTCCGTCTTTGGTATTTTCAAAATCAGGAGGACACTCTTGTGTATTATTACTTATATAACTTCAATTATTAGGGCCTTGGCATTGTTGGGTGCACAGGATGTTACAGTAATTATTGCTGCCCGAGGGCATATTTTCAAGGAAACTAGATTACTTGATTAAAAAGTCGATCTCACACATCTGAGTtggttatacattttttttttttattcttatatgttaagtgagtgttgtacttagagagcaaagattaaccggagtcaaattccttgtttgtttgcaCAAAgttggccaataaagctgattctgatttaataGCAGCAagcaattttgttttttaattcacCCCTCATGCTACATACTGTACACGTATTTTGTTGGTGGAGGTGGTTTGTTCGCagtaggggtgca
This window contains:
- the klhl42 gene encoding kelch-like protein 42, coding for MSSEQIIAIVMDDKIYEVNKKKLIEKSDYFRALYSSGMRESTEDSVQLQGLSVPGLELVLEFINTSKVQVVNETLEDLIETASFLQVTSILKLLTSEIRLDNCVELYSLSEVYGTHDLRNACLKYMSCYYHPMLRRPEFSSLPSTVRDQVREMRMKGTATLVAIGDFTCLSLDVPDQDEPWSMLRYGEVEQRWKPLANNLPPDMINVRGYGSAVLDNYLFIVGGYRMTSQEISAVHCYNPCRNEWNQVAPLNQKRSNFKLLAVQGKMYAVGGQSLGTVECYSPEQDWWTCVSSMPNPLAEFSACECQGMIYVMGGYTARDRNTSVLRYCPMSDTWTVFRSCPAHIRKQQMLSVEDTIYLVGGYTHELEVGQRQRRPSQTEDVLTVQSYNVSTGEWIQLKENTSKSGLNLTCTLHNDGIYIMSRDVSLPTSLEHRVFLKYNIFSDAWEAFRRFPALGQNMLLCSLYLPNVL